The genomic window AGTGTCTCGTCGACCTTGGCGAGTTCGACGAAGTGGTTGCCGCGGCCGACGGTGCCGAGCTGGTCGAGGTAGCCGGCCGGGATGTCGAGGCCGTCCAGGTCGGCCGGGTCGAGGGGCTGGTCCAGGTCGGGGAAGCGGGCGGCGAGGCGTTCCGGGACGGCTTTACGGATCCGGATCGGGAAGACGGCGATGCCGCAGCCGATGTCCGAGCCGACCAGGAACGGGTAGAGGACGGTGGAGAGCATGGCGGCGCCGATCGGGGCGCCCTTACCGGGGTGCAGGTCGGGCATTCCGGCGACGCGGATCATGCCGGCGAGGGCGGCGACCTGATGGCACTGGTCGACGGCGCCGGTCTCGATCCAGCTGCCGGGTACGGCGAAGATCGTGACGGTGGCAGAGCTCTGCTGAGACAAGATCAGCTCTTCTTTCGAAAGATCGCATGACGGAGGGCACGCCGGCGGAGTCCGCGGGCGGGTTTGTCGGGGGGATCACCTCAGTACGTCATGCCGATCACCTTCGCCGACGCTCCGCCGGGCCGCAACCGGATTAACGGCAGATGATCAACGGCAACAGCCGCGACATACCACCGAAACAGGGACCGGATCGGGATTACCTCGGTTGTTACTCACGGGTTAACTTATCGACATCCGTGAATGACTAGGAGCCCCACCACCACCAGGGAGTTCCCCATGCCCGTTCCCACTCGCCGCCGCAAAGCCTCACTACTGACAGTGCTGTGCGCCGCGGCCGCCGCCGTCCTGGCGACCCCGGCGGCACCCGCCGTCGCGGCCAACCCGTACGAGCGCGGTCCCGCCCCCACCAACGCCAGCATCGAAGCGTCCCGCGGCACGTTCGCGGTCGCCTCGGTCACCGTCGCCCGGGCCAGCGTGTCCACATTCGGCGGCGGCACCATCTACTACCCGACCGACACCAGCGTCGGCACGTACGGCGCGATCGCCATCTCCCCCGGTTTCACCGCGTCCCAGTCCAGCATCGCCTGGCTCGGCCCGCGCATCGCCTCCCAGGGTTTCGTGGTCATCACCATCGACACCCGGAGCACCCTCGACCAGCCGGACAGCCGCGGCACCCAGCTGCTGGGCGCGCTGGACTACCTGACCGCAACCAGCTCGGTGCGCACCCGCATCGACGCCACCCGCCTCGGCGTGATGGGCCACTCGATGGGCGGCGGCGGCAGCCTCGCCGCGGCCCGCACCCGCCCGGCCCTGCAGGCCGCCGTCCCGATGACACCGTGGCACGGCACCAAGAGCTGGACCACGGTCCGGGTCCCCACCCTGATCATCGGCGCGGAGAACGACACGGTCGCCCCGGTGTCCTCCCACGCCGAACCGTTCTACACCAGCCTGACGGCCGCCCCGGAGAAGGCTTACCTCGAAGTCAACAACGCCACCCACTCGGCCCCGACCGAGGGCGGCAACGTGACCGTCGCCAAGTACGCCCTGTCCTGGCTGAAGCGCTTCATCGACGACGACACCCGGTACGACCAGTTCCTGTGCCCGGCCCCGAGCGGCTCCACCATCCAGGAATACCGGGCCACCTGCCCGCACACCTGATCCACCACACCAGACGGGGCCCGGCAGTCGCCGCCGGGCCCCGTCCCCTACTCCCCCGGAACCCGATAACAGGGCGACGACAGCAGCGAAAGCACGGCTTCCTCCTGGCCACTGGTGATCGCCGCCGAACACTCCTCCCCCGCGGCGGCGCGCAACTCACCGCCACCGCCCCGGGGGCGCCCGGTTCACCAGAGCGTCGGCGGGCCCTCCGGCTCCAGCGACGGCGGTGTGGGCAGCGGCTCCAGGGCCGGCACGAGCGCCCGCACCTCGTCGTGGAACCGCCGGCAGAGTGCGGGGGCGTCGGCGTTGTCCGGGGTGTGCACGAAGAACGTCGGCGACCGGCCTTCGCGCAGCCATCCGGCGACGATCGGCACCCAGCGCTGCCAGCCTTCGACGGTCCGGCCGGTGTCGTCGCGCCCCAGGTAGCGGATGATCGGCCGGTCGGTGAGAGCGGTGGTCCGCAACGGCATCCGGGGCTTCTTCAGCCACGCCTCGCGTTCGGCGTCGCTGGTCGGCGGGGTGCGGAAGAATTCCGTGGTGTCGAACGGAACCCATTCCGCCCGATGCTCGGCAAGCGTTTCGGTCAATGCGTGCGGATCGCGGAAGAAGGCTGGATCGCGGACTTCCACCGCGTACCGGAAAGGGGTCGGCAGGCCGCGCAGGAACCGGGAGAGAACCGGGAGATCGCCGGGTCCGAAGGAGCCCGGCAGTTGAATCCACAGGGCGTGGACGCGATCATCGAGCGGCTCGATCGCCCGAAAGAACTCCGACAGGACCGAAATATCGGACAACTGTCGTACGTGGGTGGCCTCGCGCGGCAGTTTCAGCACGAACCGGAAGTCCGGCGACGTCTGCTCGGCCCAGTTCGACACCGTTTCGCGGGTCGGCGTCGCATAGAACGTCGTATTCCCCTCGACGGCGTCGCACCAGCCGGAATAGGACCTCAGCCGTTCCGACGACCCGATGAACCGGCCCTGCCACGACTTAAGACTCCACATCGCACATCCGACGTGCAGCCGCATCACACTCTCCAGTCCGAATTCGCTCAGCGCCGCACAGTACCCGACGACGCCCGCGCCACCAGCGCCGGCACGAATGTCGCCTGTTCGTGGACGTGTTCCGGATTGGTGGCCTCGTCGAGGACGAGACGGGCCGCCGTACGCCCCAATTCCTGCCTCGGCTGACGCACCGAAGTGAGCGGAACCGCCGCCGCCGCCGCGAAATCGATGTCGTCGAATCCGACGATCGCCAGGTCGTCCGGAACCCGCAGTCCCGCGGTGACCGCGTGCTGCAACAGGCCGAGAGCGAGCAGGTCGTTGGCGCAGAACGCGGCCGTCGGCCGGCGCCGGGTGGGCAGCCCCGCCAGCCGCTCCCCCGCCGATCGCCCCTCACTGACGGTGAGCGCCTCGGTCGGCAGGTGGATCAGGTCCTCCTCGGGCATGCCGAACTCGGCCCACACGGCCCGCGCACCCTGGAGCCGCTCCCGAACCTGCCCGATGCTGGGCGGCCCACCGACAAACGCGACCCGCCGGTGTCCGCGATCGATCAGATGCTCGACGGCGATGCGCCCACCGAGCACGTCGTCGACGGCGACCGAACAGTGCCCGCCGTCCTGGCTGAGCCGGTCGACCATGACAAACGGGATGCCACGCTGACCGATCTCGGCGATGTGCGCGGCGTCCGGGTCGACCGGGGTGATCAGGATGCCCTGAACGCGCTGCTGGACGAGCCGGTCGATGTGCTTGGCCTCGCGGTCCGAACGCCCGCTGCTGTTGCACACGAACAGTGACAGGTCGGCGTCCTCAGCGGCGGTCTCGATGCCTTCGGCGACGTCGTGGAAGAACGGGTTGCCACCGTCGAGCATCACGTACGCCAGCGCCCGGCTGGTGCCCGCCCGCAACTGCCGGGCCGACTCGTTGCGCACGAACCCGAGGTCGGCCATGGCCCGCTCGACCCGTTCCCGGGTGGCGGTGCTGACCACGGCGGGCCGATTGAGGACATTGGAGACGGTGCCGAGCGAGACCCCCGCGGCCGCGGCGACGTCCTTGACCGATGGTGCCCGCCCGTTGCGCGGCTGGAGTCTCAACCTGGGCCTTCCTGACCTCTGGGTCTACGGTTTGCCCCCAGAGTTAAGCACCATCCTTGAAACATTTCAATCCCGCCCGTGTCCACCCGGGCGACTCACCGTGCATCCCACCACATCCCGTCCCCGGCCCGGCTCCCCGGCCCCACGAATCACCCGTTCCACCGACCGAACCAGCACCCCGAAGATCAACCCCTTTCTCTGGTACGACCGGCCCCTCTCCGCCGAATCCACGACATCCCGAATCACAGCGCGAGGCCTCCGGAACTCCGGCCCGACCCGCGACCGCCGGGCCGAATGCGATGGCCACCGGCCCCGGTCATCGCTATCCCCGTAGCCGCCTCCCGGTCATTGTTCCCCGATTCCGACGTTGTGCAGCATCAGCCCGATCACGTCCAGATCAGAGGGAACATCGGCGAGAAGAATCGCGGCGTTCTCCTCAGGCTGAGCGATCTCCGCATCCTGACGTCCACACAACCGCAGCAGTCCCAGCACCCGAACCGCATGCTGCCCGCCACCCCCATGCAGCAGAAGAACGTCGCCACTGAGAATCGGGCCACCCACCACTCTGCCGGTGACGACCACACCACCACCCGGCCCAGTGAACGTGTCCTCGATCCGCATCGCCCCCATCACCCGAACGTAGCGCCCGACCGCGACGGTCAGGCCGTGAGGAACGAGACAACGGTCGCGACCAGGAGAACCACGGCCAGGGCCAGCCCGGCGATCTGCACCGGCGGGAGCGCAGTGGTGGCGTCGATCCGGCGAACAACCGCTCCGTCCGGCTCAGCCAGAACCTCCACAGCCCGCAGCGGAACGAGCCGCCCGGAGTTCTTACGCAGGAGCCCAGCATGACGAGCCGGAATCACTCGAACCAGGTCACCGGCGCGCAGCGAATCTCGGTCAGCATCGGTGCGCACGGAACCCCGAAACATCCGCCCAGAACCAGCACGAACGCTGCGACCGGAATCGCCCCGACCGCTTCGACCAGAATCGTCCCGGTCGCTCCGGCCGGAACCGATACGAACGGTCAGTTCCCAAACCGCGTCATGACCGCCGCCCGGACGAAGCCGCTGAGCCACGAACACCCCCGCGACCAGCACCAACGGCACCATGACCCCGGCGAGCAACAGACCGGTACGCACCTCCCCGAAGAGCCCCCGCCCGAACCAGGCGGCAATGCTGATCAGCGCAGCGACGGAGACAGCCGACAGCCCGGGCGCAGAACGGCCGGAGACCGCGGCAGCCGTGACCAGAACCGGACCAGCAACAACTCCGACATGCGAACCATCACCGGAACCCTCCTCCAGTCCGCTCCCGGTGCCGCCGTGCAAGCCGGTCCCTGAGTCACCGCTTCCTCCAGGTTCCAACGGCTCCGGATAGCGCCCACCAGAAGCCGATCGCCCGGACGAGGACACCCCACCCGAGGTCGACGTCCGATGCCCCGGAGCCCCAGCGTCCGAGGACCCGGATGAACGAAGCCCCGACGACGACTCGCCACCCGGCGCCCCCGACGCACGACGCCCCGAAGACGCGCCCTCATCAGCCGAGCGACGACCACGCGCCGAATCCCCACCACCAGCCCCCGGCTGTCGGCGACCCGAAGACGGTCCACCATCAGCGGACCCGGGTGACCGGCGACTCGGCGGCAACCCGCCATCTGCGGAACCCGGTGCGCGGCGACTCGGCGGCAACCCGCCGTCGGAGGGGTCCGGTGGGCGGCGGGCCCGCGGCGAGTTGCCGTTGATTCGCGGAGGCGGACGGCGGCCCGCTGACGAAGCATCGCCGCCGTCGGCCGAGCCGCCATTGACTGGGCCACCGTTGACACGGCGCCGGGGCGGTGGCGTCTCCGACGGGTCCTGCCGTGGCGGCTGACGCCGAACCGTTCGCCCGGTGAGCAGGCGCTCCTCGTCGTAGCCGAACATCGGCGGGCCCTCAGGAGCCGAAGCCGGCGAGGCCTCCGGCCGAGACCCGGGCCGCGCCACGGAACGAGAGTCGGCAGGCGACCCCGGCCGTTCTCCGGACCGGCGCTCATCTCCGGAGTCCCCTTGCGAGCCGGCCGACCCACCCGGCTCGGCCGACGAGTCACCCGACTCGGCAAAGGAGTCCGGGCCGGGAGTTCCGGGGTGGTGTTCGCCTCGCTGGGGGTCGGAACCAGGGGATGGATCCGGTGGCAGGTCGTCGGTCATGCGATCGGCCTCGGCGTTCATGCGTCGGGAGCGGGAACGGAATCGGGCACGAGCAGGTTGGGGACCGGCTGTTAGTCCGGGACGGCCTCTACCGGAAAGGCTACCCGCAAAGGCACCGGCAAACGCCACCCACGATGGCCACCCGGCAACCCGCCAGCTGCGGCAGAACAAGACAAGGCGAGGCAGAACAGTGCCAGGCCACGCCGGGACAGCGACAGTCCCGAAGCGGCACAGCTATGGTCGGTCCTCATGAGAACGCCCACCGATAACCACCGGTACGGCACCGAATGACCCTGCTGCGCACTGCCGTACCAGCCGATCTCGAAGCCATTCTCGACGTGCAACAGGAAGGTTCGATCCGGTCCCTTTCGCACATCTTCCCGCAGGACCGGCACCCGTTCCCCCGTGCCGAACTGGCCGAACGCTGGTCCGAGGAGATCACCGACCCGGCCGTTCGCGTCCTCGTCATCCTCCGGCACGGCGAAGTCGCCGGATTCGCCGCGCTGAAGGACGATCAACTGCTTCACCTGGGTACGTCGGTGGAAAGCTGGGGTTCCGGCCTGGCCTCCGCCGCACATGCCGAGATCCTGGCACTGCTGCCGGAGAATCCCCGGCTGTGGGTGTTCACCGGCAACCATCGGGCCCGCCGCTTCTATGCCAAGCACGGCTGGGAACCGACCGGCCGAACCCGGCCGACCGCTTTCGAACCGCATCCGGAGCTGCTGGAATACCGATGGGTTCAGTCTTC from Actinoplanes derwentensis includes these protein-coding regions:
- a CDS encoding DUF72 domain-containing protein, with the translated sequence MWSLKSWQGRFIGSSERLRSYSGWCDAVEGNTTFYATPTRETVSNWAEQTSPDFRFVLKLPREATHVRQLSDISVLSEFFRAIEPLDDRVHALWIQLPGSFGPGDLPVLSRFLRGLPTPFRYAVEVRDPAFFRDPHALTETLAEHRAEWVPFDTTEFFRTPPTSDAEREAWLKKPRMPLRTTALTDRPIIRYLGRDDTGRTVEGWQRWVPIVAGWLREGRSPTFFVHTPDNADAPALCRRFHDEVRALVPALEPLPTPPSLEPEGPPTLW
- a CDS encoding LacI family DNA-binding transcriptional regulator — encoded protein: MRLQPRNGRAPSVKDVAAAAGVSLGTVSNVLNRPAVVSTATRERVERAMADLGFVRNESARQLRAGTSRALAYVMLDGGNPFFHDVAEGIETAAEDADLSLFVCNSSGRSDREAKHIDRLVQQRVQGILITPVDPDAAHIAEIGQRGIPFVMVDRLSQDGGHCSVAVDDVLGGRIAVEHLIDRGHRRVAFVGGPPSIGQVRERLQGARAVWAEFGMPEEDLIHLPTEALTVSEGRSAGERLAGLPTRRRPTAAFCANDLLALGLLQHAVTAGLRVPDDLAIVGFDDIDFAAAAAVPLTSVRQPRQELGRTAARLVLDEATNPEHVHEQATFVPALVARASSGTVRR
- a CDS encoding poly(ethylene terephthalate) hydrolase family protein, which codes for MPVPTRRRKASLLTVLCAAAAAVLATPAAPAVAANPYERGPAPTNASIEASRGTFAVASVTVARASVSTFGGGTIYYPTDTSVGTYGAIAISPGFTASQSSIAWLGPRIASQGFVVITIDTRSTLDQPDSRGTQLLGALDYLTATSSVRTRIDATRLGVMGHSMGGGGSLAAARTRPALQAAVPMTPWHGTKSWTTVRVPTLIIGAENDTVAPVSSHAEPFYTSLTAAPEKAYLEVNNATHSAPTEGGNVTVAKYALSWLKRFIDDDTRYDQFLCPAPSGSTIQEYRATCPHT
- a CDS encoding GNAT family N-acetyltransferase, translating into MTLLRTAVPADLEAILDVQQEGSIRSLSHIFPQDRHPFPRAELAERWSEEITDPAVRVLVILRHGEVAGFAALKDDQLLHLGTSVESWGSGLASAAHAEILALLPENPRLWVFTGNHRARRFYAKHGWEPTGRTRPTAFEPHPELLEYRWVQSSQDAT